The Malus domestica chromosome 10, GDT2T_hap1 nucleotide sequence acaattagaggatgccaattcctaggccatcaGAGGCCTCACTCTCTCCCTTAGAGGCTATGAATCTCTCTCCCCCActcccctcacttctcagagaaatacaataatcagtgcaGATGTAGCCCaaatattggggtgaaccacgatacatcttgtgttatttacatttcttgcagattcacggtcggatttaagttgttccaagacttccgGTTTTGCGCATCAACAGCTGCCATAtgggttcattgggctttcatgccctttgtgttttcaagttgtcatacaacttgagttatttGACTTGACATTCGAagtccattgggccttgaggcccaaaactaacccgcggtctaaaacgaacttattcgtttgattaattaacatattaattaatcctagccataaataattaaaccatttaattatccctACTCATCTCCgctgtttcttcaatctctacctttcacggtgtacgatccattaggttcatttTAGCAAGACAGTgggtgattagaactcttcaaattgattgtgaattgaaatttacttttcaattattcctttagtgattataaacctttagggcttctacaaaccatgagtgacacctagcagtatgtcatagctaccctagctaatcagaagaggtggagaacctattcaatttgGGATTACAATATGCAATACGgactttctctaatacaatacttttgatcacattgtttgatttgatagtctattcatgtctactatccaatgtgattctcttacttatatgattaccttgaatgtgatttggaatgaattcctaaatctcatttatactctggcaagagattcttaatcatataatAGAGTATTCTCTcttaaacggtttgaaggttagagatcccttgttgtgcattcacttacctccataactaagtggcttaaccccaactatgctgtGGACATCCTTTGACacagtgactttgacatagttaaagatcaaggacctaaccataagacaactatgataccTCAAGTCAAAAGACTAccttgcattatcccaaccatgagttttcatgtgacatgagtatagTAACTCCTTATTGATCACAtttagtggactcattctctattgagcacctacatgcttcttttggtgtcagtcacaccaatgactcgagaccagtcactctctctaagagaagacataacacgtactgatcttaacggactgtcaatgcccaattggcaatcctatgatcaggaacgtttaagatatgcatacgaaagagaatgatctcatgaatctaacttttttatatcacattctcccaattacatattccttaaatttatcgtttaagcgtataacatttatacgagacaactttaaacaataatctttcccttttatattaaactagattagtttaacatgtgatttaaacttgaaaattggaGGTTTCAAATTCTAAATGTTTTTTTCCAcgcgaaaattctaaatttcaattttttataaataaaaaaaatattggtacATGTCAATCTATAGAATtctaatttttgtcaaaattttaagtttatttactTTATCGTAAAATAATTTGTTAAGTACAAAATGGAGGAGGTAACCAACCAAGGTGTAGAATGTAGATACTAGTGTGAAGAATTTAGACCCAGCAAAGCAAAGACAAAATTTCAAATCCCAGAAATACCCTTCACCCGTCCACACGCCACCATTACCCGTCTCCTTATTTCTCCTTCTTCACAGGTATCACTTGCATGAGACGccatttcctttctctctcctctccctaaACTCCAATCCCTGCCGAAATACCGGTTAATTCAAAGGCCCAGGAAAAATGGTATCAGACTCGGAACTCCTGACCCGGCTCAGAGAAATCCTCGGCACTTCGGACCTCGACACGGCCACCGCCGGCAGCGTTCGCCGGCAACTCGAAGCCGATTTCGGAGTTGATCTGTCGGACCGGAAAAAGTTTATCCGGGACCAAATTGACATTTACCTCGAGACCCAGACCGAACCCCAAGACGAAGAAGCAGAGCAGGAGGTCGGTGAAGCCTCAGAGAATGCAAAACAAAACGACCACGTtaaggaagaagacgaagaagaagaggaggaggaaggggaagagaagggaagcaaaaggaaaaggagaaaaacgtgagttatttttttattactcttttttttttttttaaaactgcaTTTTTGGATTTTCTTTAATTAGTGTTTGGCTGCTGGGAAAATTGGGTTGGTGGGTAGTCACGAAATTTAATTGTTGTGAGCTTATGAgataaattttttctttattcGGATTGGGTCCCACCCACATTGTGTCGATATTTCTGAGAATTATCTGCGCCAAACGGCGGTTTTTATTGCTTTTATCTATTGGATGGCTGAGAATTTTTATGAAAGTTGATGTCTTTTTGTTGTGTTAAACTATATCAACATTGTCTGTATTGCACTTTTTATGTTAGCGTCAGTGGCAAAACCAGAAATTCTACTATGAGGTCAACCTTAAACATCTCTAAGTTTAAAGTGaaaacgaattttttttttataaaagcttGTATAATAACCCAAAATCATAGTTCGAAAACTCGTTAAAGACGATTTTAAATGTATTATTGTATATTAACTTCTACATTTCTAATATGACATGATTAGACATGATTTGTATAAGGTGATTAGCTAATCAGTGATTGTTGACACAAtagaaacgaaaaaaaaatacaaaatggtAAAATTCATTCATGAGCTATATCTCTGAGGTGAGGATACGGGTCAAAGAATCAAATTATCATGTTTTCAATGGACCGGAAGGGTCAAAACCTTCAAagattttgatataaaaaaacCAAATACAAACAATCATATAACAATTTTTTTGCAAGTGAAAAGGGTCAAGTGATCCTCCTGAGCCCTCACTGGCTCCACCAGTGGTTAGCATATAGTTCTTTAGTGGCTGTTTAAACAATGAATGTTTTTCGGTGTTTCTACATGTCCACACTGGTGTGGTGCATCATCTAAAATCTCAAAGCTCATTGAATTATCAAATACTGAGGCTTTTGGCACTGGTTGCAAAATGAGGCTGACAGCAGTCCGTCTTTCTGTCTCATTCTGGAACTGAAAAGGCTCCTAATATTTTTGGGTATACCAGTTTTAAGCTGTAGTATACTTAGATATGGTTTGGGAGTACATGAGACGTCAATGTGTAGTAGTGTTGTATATGCAAGTGTACTTGTTGACAGTGAATAGAAAATGCCAAAGTTGTCAGTTCGGATTCCTGGCATCCCTTAATAATCACATTGAGTTCTAAGTGAATTTGTATCTAGACATATGGCCCTTAAAGTCCACCTTAGTTATTGTAAGCCCCTTTTACAATGTTATTACTTGTATGCATTAGAATTCTGTTGTTACTTCTGTTTCACGTAAGTTTTATTTGTTTAGAACATTATAAGAACGGAATGAAGCTCATATCATGACTAAACTGACAAGTGAAGGATAATGTGCCATATTGGGAAAACTCATATACTGACTACACTTGGATGGCTAACATGCCTTCTCTCCTAAGTAAAGCATATATCTTGAGAGAGCTTTAAGGATTGTTTAAGTTGCATTCAATTATAAGCTTATTGTAATATGATTGTAAAATTTCTCAGAGTAAGGCGTTATCTTTGAAAACTTCGGGGACGAGGATTTGTTTAAATTGATTCTAGAAGAATGCGTTAGTATTTATTGTTATGTTCCCCCTTTTTTGTACACAAAACAATCAGACACAAAGAACGTAATAACCTTTAGAGTATAAAGAACGAATTCTTAACCATTCACagatctttcttttcttctatcttTAATATGTTTTATTTCTTGCTAGTCTGCTATCATTTTTACCACTCGGACCTAATGTATCTACTTTTTTCTGTATTTGGTTACTTTTACCCACAATATAGAGTATATGATATATGCTGCTCTGGAAATATGTATTTGTGCTGGGCTCTAGCTTTTCTAAGCTATGTTATATTTCCAAATAGGGTGGATAAAGGTGTCGTCAAAAGAGGTGGCTTCAATAAAATATGTAGCTTGTCTCCACAACTTCAAGAATTTGTTGGGGAGCCCGAAATGGCAAGAACAGAGGTATAATTTGTTAagcaattttttattgtttactTGTCAATGCGTCTTTCATTTGGACGGAGATTTGTAACCAAGAAGTCATACTTATTCTCCCTCTTTCATTCTTAGGTGGTCAGGAGAATTTGGGCCTATATCCGGGAAAAGGATTTGCAGGACCCAAAAAATAGGAGAAATATTAGATGTGATGAATCACTACATTCCCTTTTCCGTGTTAATTCTATTAATATGTTTCAAATGAATAAAGTCCTCTCCAAGCATATATGGCCGCTTAGCGGGGAAGATGGTATGTCCAaaattctctctctcatttttctgaTGACACTCGTATATTGACCCAATTGTTGTTGTTCATTATTTTACTCGTTTATGTTATTTTAGTACCCTGTATGTTTTCATATGGATTAGTGCTCAATAATATATGTACTTTTCATTTGTACGTTCCACTTTGTTTGATGTACATGCTATATGCTGCTGCTTGACATGCGTTTGAACTCCACTACACTTAAACGTGCACAAAGTGAAAATAAAGAACAGAAATTCTTATAAGCACATTCTATTTTCTACTGTAAAGTCACAGAGGACAGGCAATGTTACTAATCATTTGTTCATGCGATTGGCTATTATAGGATGGAAACATACCTTACAGTGAATTTGTTATGTGGAAACATACACTTACAGTGTACTTTGTTCATGCGATTGGTTTCTTCACCAATCAGAAGGCATATTCACACTAATTTCTGTTCTCTCTTCGGAAAGTAAAGtattaaatataacaaataGCATTTTGCTACAAAGCATAAAGAAAAACATGATTCTTTAaatttgtgcttttttttttaattttaaaacaacgatttctatttttcttttctgggttATTTTGACTTTCTGTATCTCATAAGCTAATCTCTTTTTCAGTGTGTTAATACTTGgggtattttttattttttacaacttCATCCGTCACAAAGAGTCTTCCAATTGGCGTCATTGCTGTATTTCATGTAATGGTATCTATAATGCTCCTTATCATTTACCTTGACTACTGTCACCTGAAGTTGCATGTTATAGTATTTATTTGAGATCTTAACACCATAACATGGTGTAACTCAGAACCtgtaaagaaaaagaagaaagtggAAGAAAGTGATCATTCTGTCTCTGAAGGAAGTAATGTAGCTGAACAGGAGGAAGAAGAGGTGGAGGAAAATGAGGAGGTGGAGGTAGAAAGAGGtggtagaagaaaagaaagcaaGAAACGAAGGttgggtttttaatttcaaatccTACCGTTTTGCGTTTAGGTTTCTGGTTTCGTTGACCTTCTCATTGTTtccactgtttttttttttttttttttttttttaatttatctaTTATCCATGGTCAGAATTTGAAAGTTTAATCCTGTAACTTGAAGACATGTCGAGATTAAATTatgatttatttgttatttatttacaGAACCAGGCAAAACAGAATTCTTGGAGATCCAAAACTGTAATTTTTAAGCCCAATCAATGAATTCACTTATCGTCttatttactttcttaaaaGATAACATCCACACAGTTTTTACTTGTGATGCTTTGAATATCGCCTAACTTCCCCCTCCCCGCTCTTGAAAAAAAGTGGTCGTTTACTGTTTATTGCATAATCAATATATACTGGGGTCCATAGTAATCTATTTTATATTCGTATGACCATCTATGGCCGTTGGGGCAAAATACCCTGGTTCTGAGGTGCTGGTGTTTATTTGTTCTAATGGAGTGTTATCAAGTAGGTCTACTAAAGTGGATAAAGAAGTCAAGAAAAGGGGAGGTGGTGGTGGATTTACCAAATTATGCAGCCTTTCTCCAGAACTTCAAAAGTTCACTGGAGTGTCAGCATTGGCCAGAACAGAggtattaattttaaattttcaagaaatcaCTTTGACAAAGAGAGggaaatttcttttatttagcCAGTTGGGATTTGTTGAAAGTATGATGTCAAAACTTATTCCTCACCCATTCCATTCTTTTATGAATTAGGTCGTGAAGAAACTTTGGATTTATATCCGGGAGAACAATTTGCAAGATCCAAAGAACAAACGAGATATAATATGTGATGAGTCATTGCGTGCCCTTTTTGATGTTGATTGCATCAATATGTTTCAAATGAATAAAGCTCTGTCCAAGCACATATTGCCCTTAAATGAAGAAGGTATACATCTTAAAAAATAAGCATTTTCCCACACATTTGCAGTTCAGGACGTTTGATTGTCATAAATCCTGCAGTTTCAGCACAGATGAATCAAATTGCACTGTGTAGAGTGGGGAACAGTTTATTGGATATGATTCTTTTTGCGCATTCATTTCCATGTTTTGTGCATATGGATCATGATTCATGATATATAAATTGCTTGGTAGGAAAGTGTTGAAGGGATGAATTACTTAATTATTGTGATTCCTCTCCCACATATGTTGGATGGAATGAAACATAGCAAGAGCATTGCCTACATTTCACCTAGGGTTGCACATTCATCTTCGAATGAGTACTTAACATGTTTTAAAGTGTGCCATTATCCATGTAGGGCTGCTTTGTGTTTGTTTATATGTCAAGTGATTAAAGTGATGAATTTTCTCAGGAAATGCATTCAGTTATCTGGTCTACACCATTCTATCTATATGCTATGTTGCCATAGAATACATAGTCTCGTGTCGAAGTTTTGACAAATATCATGGTATCTGCTTCGGTAGTTTGACAAACTGTATTACTTGTAAATCTGGCA carries:
- the LOC114827570 gene encoding upstream activation factor subunit spp27-like isoform X1; the protein is MVSDSELLTRLREILGTSDLDTATAGSVRRQLEADFGVDLSDRKKFIRDQIDIYLETQTEPQDEEAEQEVGEASENAKQNDHVKEEDEEEEEEEGEEKGSKRKRRKTVDKGVVKRGGFNKICSLSPQLQEFVGEPEMARTEVVRRIWAYIREKDLQDPKNRRNIRCDESLHSLFRVNSINMFQMNKVLSKHIWPLSGEDEPVKKKKKVEESDHSVSEGSNVAEQEEEEVEENEEVEVERGGRRKESKKRRSTKVDKEVKKRGGGGGFTKLCSLSPELQKFTGVSALARTEVVKKLWIYIRENNLQDPKNKRDIICDESLRALFDVDCINMFQMNKALSKHILPLNEEARDDASQKENQSEEEEEEGSD
- the LOC114827570 gene encoding upstream activation factor subunit spp27-like isoform X2, translating into MVSDSELLTRLREILGTSDLDTATAGSVRRQLEADFGVDLSDRKKFIRDQIDIYLETQTEPQDEEAEQEVGEASENAKQNDHVKEEDEEEEEEEGEEKGSKRKRRKTVDKGVVKRGGFNKICSLSPQLQEFVGEPEMARTEVVRRIWAYIREKDLQDPKNRRNIRCDESLHSLFRVNSINMFQMNKVLSKHIWPLSGEDEPVKKKKKVEESDHSVSEGSNVAEQEEEEVEENEEVEVERGGRRKESKKRRSTKVDKEVKKRGGGGGFTKLCSLSPELQKFTGVSALARTEVVKKLWIYIRENNLQDPKNKRDIICDESLRALFDVDCINMFQMNKALSKHILPLNEEARDDASQKENQSEEEEEEVP